GGGCAGGCTGCGGACGGCGTGCACGAAATTGCCCGCCACATACGTCGCGTCGGTTGCCTGAATGTCGGGTAGCTGACTCAGCAGCTCACCGAAGATCGCACGCAGCTGCGCACGTGCCACATGCGCGCCGAGGCAGAAATGCAGTCCGCCGCCGCCGAAGCCGACGTGCGGATTGGGGCTGCGGCTCAGGTCGAATCGGTCCGGATGTTCGAACGCCTCGGTGTCCCAGTTGCCGGACGGATAGAACATCACCACCTTCTCCCCCGCCGCGATGGCCTGGCCGCCGAGCTCGAAATCGGTTGCCGCCGTGCGGCGGAAGGTCATGACGGGCGTCGCCCACCGCACGAACTCCTCGACCGCCGCGCCGATCCTGTTCTCGTAATCGGCCAGCAGCCAAGCCCTTTGGTCCGGGAAGTCGGTGAGGGCCTTCATGGTGTGGCTCATGGTCTGCCGTGTGGTGTCATTGCCGGCCACCGAGAGCAACACGAAGAAGGCGGCGACCTCCGCGTCGGTCAGCCGGTCACCGTCCACCTCCGCGTGCACCAGGCTGCTGATCAGGTCGTCGCCCGGGTTCTCGCGGCGTTCGGCGGCCAGCGTGCCGATGACCTGGTGCAGGTACATCTGATGCTCGAAGATGACCTCCAGCGCCGGGCGCCCATTGAGGAAGTCGGGATCGGCCCACGACACCAGCGCGTCGGTGGCGTGGGCCATGCGCTCGCGCTCGGAATCCGGAATCCCCACCATGTCCGACAGCGTGCGGATGGGCAGTTCCTTGGCACAGTGATCGACGAAATCCGCACCGCTACCGGCATCGCGAAGCTCCTCGACGATGGCCTTGGCATTCGCCTGGATCGATTCCTCGATGCGGCGCACCTGCCGTGGCGTGAATGCGGCGTGGGCGAGCTTGCGCAACTTGGTGTGCCGGGGCGGGTCCATCGCCAGGAAGGATTGCGATGCCTCGAGCAGTTCCACCGGAATGCTCTCGAACATCACTCCCTTACCGGAGAGGAACACCTCGCTATCGCGGCTGACCGCGACGATGTCCGCGCGCCGGGTCACCGCCCAGTAGCCAGGATCGTCGGGATCGGGCATCAACGAATCTTCGACCGGGGGATGCCAGCTCACCGGCCGCTCGGCCCGCAGCACGGCAAACGAGCGTTCTCGGTCGGCGGCCGTCGTCGACCAGAACGCCCGTGAGGACAGGTCAATCGCGTCGTAGGCACGAGGACGGCTGGACCGCCCGGTCAGCACTGCCATCGTTGGTCCTCCATCACCTGGTAGCCAGTCGTGAACTGTGTCGAACAGTATGCCTAGACGCTATGTCTAGTCAATATGTTGAATGGTCGGTTATGCTCGGACAATGCCGTCGGTCACCCGCAAACCGCAGCCCA
The DNA window shown above is from Mycobacterium sp. Aquia_216 and carries:
- a CDS encoding cytochrome P450, encoding MAVLTGRSSRPRAYDAIDLSSRAFWSTTAADRERSFAVLRAERPVSWHPPVEDSLMPDPDDPGYWAVTRRADIVAVSRDSEVFLSGKGVMFESIPVELLEASQSFLAMDPPRHTKLRKLAHAAFTPRQVRRIEESIQANAKAIVEELRDAGSGADFVDHCAKELPIRTLSDMVGIPDSERERMAHATDALVSWADPDFLNGRPALEVIFEHQMYLHQVIGTLAAERRENPGDDLISSLVHAEVDGDRLTDAEVAAFFVLLSVAGNDTTRQTMSHTMKALTDFPDQRAWLLADYENRIGAAVEEFVRWATPVMTFRRTAATDFELGGQAIAAGEKVVMFYPSGNWDTEAFEHPDRFDLSRSPNPHVGFGGGGLHFCLGAHVARAQLRAIFGELLSQLPDIQATDATYVAGNFVHAVRSLPCTF